In Actinopolyspora saharensis, the genomic window GTGCCGTTCCTGGTGGGAATCTCGGTGCTCCCCGGCGATCCGGGCAGCGTGCTGGGGAAGGTGCTGTCCTTCGTTCCCGGTTTCTCGCCGGTGCTGATGCCGATGCGGCTGGCGCTCGGCGTGGCAGCACCGTGGGAGGCACCGCTAGCGGTGGTGCTCTCGCTCGTGGCGAGCGCTGCCGTGCTCTGGCTGGGCGGTCGGATCTACTCGAACGCCATCCTGCGCACCGGAGCCAGGGTCCGGGTGAAGGACGCGCTGCGGGCGTCCTGACCAGCACCTGACGCGCCCGGAGGCGCGAACGGAGCGAGAAAGGAGCGGGCCGCTCGGACAGTCGGTTCCGAGCGGCCCGCTCTCACGCGCGCAACGGTTTCGAGAAGGATTCAGCGCTCGTTCATCGGAACGTAGGAGCGCTCGCCGTACCCGGTGTACACCTGCCGCGGGCGGCTGATCTTGCGCGCCGGGTCGTCCATCATCTCGCGCCAGTGCGCGATCCAGCCCGGCAGCCTGCCGAGCGCGAACAGCACGGTGAAGAACTTCGTCGGGAAGCCCATAGCCTTGTAGATCAACCCGGTGTAGAAGTCGACGTTCGGGTAGAGGTTGCGCTCGATGAAGTAGTCGTCGGACAGCGCGCGCTCCTCCAGCTTCAACGCGATGTCCAACAACGGGTCGTCGCCCCCGAGCTTTTCCAGCACCTCGTCGGCGGTCTTCTTGATGATCCGCGCGCGCGGGTCGTAGTTCTTGTAGACCCGGTGCCCGAAACCCATCAGCTTCACGCCGGGTTCCTTGTTCTTGACCCGCTCCACGAAGGAGTCGACGTCACCGCCCTCGGCCCGGATGCCCTCCAGCATCTCCAGCACGGCGCTGTTCGCACCGCCGTGCAGCGGCCCGAACAGCGCGTTGATGCCCGCGCTGGTGCTGGCGAACAGGTTCGCCTCGGAGGAACCGACCATCCGCACGGTCGAGGTGGAGCAGTTCTGCTCGTGATCGGCGTGCAGGATGAACAGCATGTCGAGCGCCCGCGCCATCGTGGGGTCGACCTCGTACGGCTCGGCGGGGAACCCGAAGGTCATCCGCAGGAAGTTCTCCACCAGACCGAGCGAGTTGTCCGGGTAGAGGAACGGCTGGCCGACGGACTTCTTGTAGGCGTAGGCGGCGATCGTGGGCAGCTTTGCCAACAACCTGTGCGTGGACAGCTCGACCTGCTGCTGGTCGAACGGATTGAGGCTGTCCTGGTAGAAAGTGGACAGCGCGGAAACCGCCGAGGACAGCACCGGCATGGGGTGCGCGTCCCGGGGGAATCCGTCGAAGAACTTGCGCAGGTCCTCGTGCAGCAGGGTGTGCCTGCGGACCCGGTCGGCGAAGTCCTCGTACTGCTCCTTGGTCGGCAACTCACCGTAGATCAGCAGGTAGCTGACCTCGACGAAGTTGGAGTTGCTCGCCAGTTCCTCGATCGGATAACCCCGATACCGCAGAATCCCCGCTTCACCGTCGATGTAGGTGATGTCGGATTCGCAGGCCGCGGTGTTGACGAAGCCCGGATCGAGCGTCACCAAACCGGTCTTGGCCATCAGCTTGTCCAGGTTGACGCCGGGCGTGCCCTCGGTGGGGGCCGTCACGGACATCTCGTGTTCGCCGGCGTCGTAGCGCAGCGCGACGGAGCGTTTGGCGGTCGCGTCGTCGGGCATTCGGGAACCTCTCGCGCTCAATCGGGGGTGGGGCTGCCGCCGACCAGCGGTACGACCGACACCCGAGGCGCCGGGGTCACCCGTTCCCGATCGAGCGCACACGCCGGTCGGGATCCTCCGAACCGCCGCAGCACCACCCCGTTGGGGTCCTGTCGGTAGTCACGCTAGACCGCGAAAGGCCTCTCACGCAGCAACAGTGTTAGTCGAATCGGGCAGGTGGGACCACGATCACACCCGATCCCCCCGAAAGGCGGTCGCCCACGTCACCGATACGGCCGATCCCGCAACAGCATGCCGCCGGCCGTGCTCGGCGGCAACCCGTCCGAACGCGACACTCCGGGTTCGGCGGATCGCGCTACGCGTTCGCCTTCTCGACCGAAGCCCTCCCCACGCGCGCGGCGCCACCGCACATCAGGAGTGACTCGAATCACAATTCAGAAGTGCTGCCTCGGCGCTCACTCGAAAGAGTTAAGAACCACCCGAACAGGCGAGCACCGAAGCGTTTCAGCACCGCAACGCACTCACAGCACAACGACTCCCAGAGCACTCCGGGCGGATCCCGCGAGCGAAACCCGCCAACCCGTCAGTAACTTGCACCCCGCGTGATCATCGCGCGGCCACCAGTACGTGACTAACTTTCACAAAAGTGTTTCATGATCACTTGGCGTGTTCCAGGGTCACGCAAAGTCGTGTCCACTTTGCACTTTCGTGTGAAAGACACAACCGCGATCCGCTACTAACTTCTCTTGGTGCGGCCGCAACATGAAAAACAATCGCCAAATGAGCAAAGGACAACCAAAGTGGTCATTATCCAGTCGTTGATCGACATGCTGGTTAACATCGACGTCCTCTGACACGAGGAATCACGTCGACGGCCCGGTCCGACTCCAGGTCGGGCCGGGTCGCTGAGCAGGGGGTGCCCCACGCCGAGGGGCACCCCCTTTTCGCCGCTGAGGCCCTCGGTTCAAACCTCCGTCGTGGGCGCTCGCTCGGCGGGACCTCACCGCCCCACGCTCACCGCGGGTCCGCGAGTTCGCCGGCGTACGGCGGCTGGGCCCCCGAGCGGGAAACCGTGACCCCGGCCGCGGCGGCCGCGTAGCTCAGCGCCGCGCGCCAGCTCCCCGCGTCCAGCCCGGAGATCGCCGCCGCGGAGAGCGCCCCCTCGCGCCGCAGCCAGGCGAGCAGGGCGGCCTGAATCGTGTCCCCGGCGCCGATCGTGTCCACCACCGGCACCCGGGCGGCCTCGACCTCCACGAACTCCCCCGCGGCGGTGAGCACGGCCATGCCGTCCGCCCCCCGCGTCAGCACCACGGCCGAGGGGCCGCGGTCCAGCCAGTCGCGCAACGCCGCGAACAACGGCTCCGACTCGGTTTCCGAGTCGACACCGGCCAGCCACGCCGCGTCCTCCACCGAGAGCTTGAGCAGCGTCACGGCGGGCAACCAGTCGCGGAACCTGCGCCGGTAGGCGTCCGGCTCGCCGATCAGATCGGCCCGGATGTTCGGGTCGAGGGCCACGAAGCTCCCGCGCTCCGCCGCGCGGAAGAGCACCCGCTCGTAGACCGAGGCGCCCGGTTCCAGAACCATCCCGAGCGTGCCGAGGGAGACGGCCTCGGTCCCCTCCGGCAGCTGCCCGGGATCGGCGAGCAGCGGGGTGGCGGTGCCCTCCGTGTGGAAGCCGTACCGCGCGGCGCCGTTCTCGTCCAGCTCGACCACGGCCAGCGTCGTCGGCTCGGGACCGCGCTGCACCAGGGCGGTGTCCACTCCGGCCTCGCTCAACCGCTCGCTCAGCTTCTCCCCGAAGCGGTCCGTGGACAGCCTCGTGAGCATGCCGACGGGCTCGCCCAGCCTGCCCAGGGCGATGGCTATGTTGTAGGGCCCGCCGCCCAGCCAGGGGCGCAGCGGCGGCAACTCCTCCGCGGAAGCGCCCTCGGGCACGAGGTCGACGAGCGCCTCACCACCGACGATGATCAAGCTTCCTCCGTTCGGCACGTATCTGCTTCCTGCCGCCCCTCCCCGGGGGCCGCCAGGCCGCCCACCAGGAACTCCGAGAGCGCGTCGAAGGCCGCGGCATCGGACAGCCCGGTGCGCTCGGTTATCTCTCCACGCTGGATCGCGGAGATGGTCAGGCCGACCATCTCCCCGACCAGGGCGGCGTCGACCTCGCGGAACACCCCCGCGCGCACGCCCTCGTGCACGAGCGAGCGGATCCGGTCCGCCGCGGCGGTGGCATTGGCCTCGTAGCAGGCCCGCGTGGCGGGGTTGTCCGCCATGTCGGCTATGAACCGCCTTCCGGCCGGGGCCAGCTCGGCAGCGGCCGCCTTCAGGTAGACGCGCATGACCGAGCGCACGTCGGTCTCCCCGGCCACCCGGCGCTCTATGCTGGTGGTCGCGCGTTTGAAGAAGTGCCCGACCACGCGGACCGCGAGTTGCTCCTTGCTGCGGGCGAGCGTGTACAGCGTGGACTTGGAGCAGTGCAGCCGCGCGGCCAACTCGTCCAGCGTGAAGTGCGCGAACCCCTCGGCCAGGAAGAGGTCGCACAACCTGTCCAACAGCTCCGCCCGCCGCGCGTGCACGGCCCTGCTCGGGGGCCCCGCACTCCTGCCTCCGGGGCTCTCCGTCGGACGGGAATAGGTCATCGCCCGAGGTTGCCACAGCGCTCACCCGAACGGCTGTGCGGGACGCACGCCCCGGAATCGGTTTCGCCGAGTGAGCGGGAGAAGTACTATGCGTGCTCAGTAGCCGTACTGATCACGGTTACACAGTACTGTACGGAGTACTGAAAACCAGTACGCACTGTCGCTGGAGCGAAGATCCGATGCCGGTCGAACGCCTGCTCGCCACCCCGGAAGCGAACGATCTGATCGCCCTCACCAGGGAAATCGCCCGCAACGAGCTCGCCCCCGCAGCCGCAGCGGCCGAGGAGAACGAGCAGTTCCCCGGGGACAAGTTCAAACTGCTCGGGGAGGCGGGACTTCTCGGACTGCCCTACCCCGAGGAGTTCGGCGGCGCGAACCAGCCGTACGAGACCTACCTGCAGGTGCTGGAGGAGCTCAGCAGCGCGTGGATGACGGTCGGAGTCGGCCTGTCGGTGCACACCCTGTCCTGCTACCCGCTGGCCGAGTTCGGAACCGAGGAGCAGCGCCGCAGGTGGCTGGGCGAGATGATCGGCGGGCGGACGCTCGGGGGCTACGCCCTCTCCGAACCGCAGGCAGGCTCGGACGCGGCGGCGCTGCGCACCGCGGCGCGACCACGGGAATCGGGGTACTCGGTCACGGGCACCAAGTGCTGGATCACCCACGGAGGAGTGGCCGACTTCTACACCCTGATGGCCCGAACGGACGACGACGAGATCAGCTGTCTGCTGCTCGACGGGGACACGCCGGGGCTCTCGGCCGGAGCACCGGAGCGGAAGATGGGGCTGAACGGCTCCCCCACCACGGAGCTGGTCCTCGACGAGGCCCCGGTCGGCGGCGAGCGACTCATCGGTGAGCGCGGCCAGGGGATGCGGATAGCCCTGCGCGCCCTGGACTCGGGAAGGCTCGGAATCGCGGCGTGCGCCGTGGGACTGGCCCAGGCCGCGCTGGAGCTGGCCGTGGAGTACGCCAAGCAGCGCAGCCAGTTCGGCCAACCCGTCATCCGGTTCCAGGGAGTCGAGTTCATGCTCGCCGACATGGAGGCGGCGGTGCAGTCGGCCCGCGCCACCTACCTGGACGCGGCCCGCCGCAGGGACGCGGGGCGAACCTTCGGGCGACAGGCCGCCGTGGCCAAGCTGGTCGCGACCGAAGCGGCGATGAAGGTGACCACCGACGCGGTGCAGGTCCTGGGCGGGGCGGGCTACACCAGGGACTTCCCCGCCGAGCGGTACATGCGCGAGGCCAAGGTGCTGCAGATCTTCGAGGGGACCAACCAGATCCAGCGCATGGTGATCGGTCGCGAACTCGCCGGGTGAACCACGGCCGGAACCGCGCGGAGACGTCCGCACGCCCCGGGCGCCTCACCCGATGGGCCGCAGCCCCCAACGGGCCGACCAGGTGCTGCCCGGTTCCAGGTGGATCAGGTCGGTGCCCGAGTTCAGCGCGTCCGGAGGGCAGGTCATGGGCTCGACGGCGACGGCCCTGCCCCGTCCGGGGAACTCCCCCGCCGTGTAGACCTGCACCCACCCGAAGACCGGGTCCGCCCACACCTCGACACCGCGCCCGGTCGAGTCGGTGACCGAATGGCGCACGAGCTCACGCGGGTCGTCCGGAGCCGGGCGGGCACCGCCGAACGCGGTGTCCAGCCACACTCCCCGCAGCGGTCTGCCCGCGCGCAGCTCCACCTCGGGGCCCTGCAACTCCCGCTCGGGAGGAACGGGCAGCATCCTCTCCTCGTCGGCGGGAAGCACGCTGGAAGCCGCCAACCGCAGCGTGCAGTCGTCGGTGTCCGCGTTGCCCGCCCTCGGGTAGGGGTGCACCCCCAGCCCGAAGGGAACGACCCGGGAGCCGAGGTTCTCCACCGTGTGGTGCACCCCGAGCCCGTTCTCGTCGACCACGTACTCGACCGAGGTGAGCAGCGGAACCGGCCAGCCCGGCTGCGCCGGGATCATCGCGTGCAGCACCACAGTCGAGTCGGTGTGCTCGCTGACCGCCCACGGCGTGTGCCGCAGCAGCCCGTGAATGGCGTTGCCACGCTCCGGTTCCGTGAGCGCGAGCTGCTGGGGCTGCCCGTCCAGCTCCCACCGCCCGTCGGTGACCCGGTTCGGCCACGGCACCAGCACCGCCCCCGCGGCTCCCGGGGGCAGTCGGTCGGCCTCGTAGCTCTCGCTGTAGGGGACGCCGTCGACGTGGAAGCCACGCAGTCCCGCACCGACTTCGGTGATCACAGCGTGCGCGCCACCGTGGACGATCTCGAACTGCCGTCCGGTGGCCGGAATGTTTTCGGTCACCCGACCACTGTAGGTCGTGTTCGATCTCGACGGATCACCGTCGGGAGAGTGGCCGGGGCAGGTACCGAAGTCAGCGCGGCCTCTCTCACGGAGCGAGACGCTCCACCTTCCACGAGTCGTCCGTCCGGCGGAAACGCAGTCGGTCGTGCAGCCGATCCGGACGTCCCTGCCAGAACTCGACGTGCTCGGGGCGGATGCGCCAGCCGCCCCAGTGCGGCGGGACCGGGACCCGCTCCGCGTCGGAGAACCGGCGCTCGATCCCGGCCAGGGAGGCCTCCAGGGAGTCCTTGCTCGGCACGACGCTGGACTGCGGGGACGCCCAGGCGCCGAGCTGGGAACCGCGCGGCCGGTGCGCCCAGTACTCGGCCGTCTCCTCCTCCTTGACCTTCTCGACGGTCCCGCGCACGTTCACCTGCCGCTGCATCGACAACCAGGGGAAGGTCGCCGCGGCCACCCTGGTGGCGGAGAGGTCGTGGCTCTTGGAGGAGGTGTAGTTGGTGAAGAAGACGAGCCCGCGCTCGTCGAAACCCTTGCACAGCACGGTCCGGGAGGAGGGCATGCCGGTGGCGTCGGCCGTGGCCAGCACCATCGCGTTCGGCTCGGCCAGTTCCGCCCGCACGGCTTCGTCGAACCACTCCTGGAGCTGCTCGTGCCAGGTCTCGGCCAGCAGCTCCTCGCTGAACGGTTCGGCGTCGTAGGACACGCGCATTCCGGACAACGTGGCCTTTGCCTGCGACATCCATCTCCTCCTGACTCACACCGACGCCTCGGGGCGCCGTCGCTGAATCGAACGTGCTCACGGCGAACCGCGGTATGGTGCGTGCTGAAAAAGGCCGTTCACCCGAACCCGACGCGGGCAACGGTCACGCAACGACGGTAAACGGAATCCGAACCGCCTCCGAACCGGAGTGCTCCCCCGATCGATTCCGTAATCGATCCAGTTCCCCGTAACTGAGAAGCACGTCACTCGTGCGGACAACTCGTCCGCGCGGCGCGGAAGGCGCGCGCCGCGAGCGCGAGCAGTGCGGACGGGCGCCCGAGCCGGGACTGCCGGGGCGGGCACTCGAGGCCGCGCGAACCGGCGCGGCTCCTGGACGAACCGATCCACCCGCCGGAACACCACCCCGAGCGAACCGATCCGGTCGCCCGCGAGGGGTGTGATCTTCTTCATTCCGGCCCGCTGGGCGGACGAGACGATTGCCATCGGTCCGCGCGCGGGTGCACCGTTACCGCTACGACACGGGCCGCCCCGGAAGCGACCGTGTTCCACACCCCGCCACGTCCCCACCGTGCTCCCGTCCGGGAGCCACGGTCACAACCGGAACCCAGGAGACGAGGCGACGATGCCGAACCGAGTGGACAACGAATCGACGCAGACCACGGTCAGCCCGGGGCTGGAAGGCGTGGTGGCGTTCGAGACCGAGATCGCCGAACCGGACCGCGACGGCGGGGCCCTGCGTTATCGCGGGGTCGACATCGAGGAGCTCGCGGGCAAGCTCTCCTTCGGCGACGTGTGGGCGCTGCTGGTGGACGGGGAGTTCGGTGCGGGCCTCCGCGCCACGGCGGACTCGCCGCTTCCCGTGCGCAACGGAGACGTCCGCGTCGACGTGCAGTCGGCCCTGGCCATGGTGGCCTCGGCCAACGGGTTCTCCCCGCTGCTGGACGTCGACCAGCACCAGGCCCGCGAACAGCTGGCGCTGGCCTCGGAACTGGCGCTGTCCTACGCGGCGCAGTCCGCGCGCGGCGACCGCGCGCCGGTGCCCCGCGCCGAGCTCGACGAGTGCTCGACCCTGGCCGAGCGCTTCCTGACCGCCTGGCGGGGAGAAGCTGACCCCGCCCACGTCAAGGCGCTGGACGCCTACTGGGTCTCGGCCGCCGAGCACGGCTTGAACGCCTCGACCTTCACCGCCCGCGTCATCGCCTCCACCGGGGCCGACGCCGCCGCGAGCCTGTCCGGGGCGGTGGGGGCCATGTCCGGACCGCTGCACGGCGGGGCCCCCGCCCGGGTGCTGCCGATGATCGAGGAGGTCGAGCGGCGCGGCGACGCGCGGGCGGTCGTCGAATCGATCCTCGACCGCGGTGAACGGCTGATGGGCTTCGGCCACCGGGTGTACCGCGCCGAGGACCCGCGGGCGCGCGTGCTGCGCGAGACCTGCAAGCACCTCGGCTCCCCCCGCTTCGAGGTCGCCACCGAGCTGGAGCGGGCGGCGCTGTCGGTGCTCGCGGAACGACGCCCCGACCGGCAGATAGCGACCAACGTCGAGTTCTGGGCCGCGGTGATCCTCGACTTCGCCGAGGTGCCCACCGCGATGATGCCCGCCATGTTCACCTGCGCCCGGCTGGCCGGGTGGTCCGCGCACGTGCTGGAGCAGCAGCGCACCGGACGGCTGGTCCGCCCGGCCGCCCGCTACGTCGGCCCGGGGGCGCGGGCGCCGCGCGAGGTGGCCGGCTGGGACGGCACCTCCCCGCTGGAGGCCGCCCTCGGCTGAGGAGCCCGCGGAGTCCCTCTGCCGGGCGCCGGGCCTGCCGCCCGGCGAGTCCTTCCGGCGGTGCCGGTCGCTCGGCCGGTGCTGAGCGACCGGCACCGCTCGGGCATCCCGGGCAGTGCCGCAGCCCACTGTCGGGCATGTCCCCGCGAACAGCACGAACCGGATGCGAGACAGTGTCGGTGTGCACCACGTCGAACCGCTGACATTCAGCAACGCGCTGCTCAGCTGGAAGTTCGCCTTCTGGTGGGACCTGCTGATCGCGCTGATCGGGGCCACTTACGCGGTGGGCGTGCTGCGGCTGCGCCGCCGAACGCACCGGAAGTGGCCCGCGCACCGCAGCTGGCTGTTCGCCGCCGGGCTGGTGAGCTGGTTCGTGGCCATGAACAGCTTCGTCGGGGTCTACAGCCACGCGCTGTTCACCATGCACATGGTCCAGCACCTGATGTTGATCATGCTGGTTCCCGCCCTGCTGGTCTACGGCAAACCGCTCCAGCTCTACAGCGAACTGGACGAGTCCGGCGCGCGGGAACGCCTCCTACGCGGACGCACCGTCGGGATGCTCACCCACCCCGCGTGGACGATGGTGCTGTACACCGTGGTGCTGGTCGCCACCCATCTGACCTCGTTCATGCAGATCATGCTGCTTAACCCGTGGCTGCACCACGCGGAG contains:
- a CDS encoding TetR/AcrR family transcriptional regulator; amino-acid sequence: MTYSRPTESPGGRSAGPPSRAVHARRAELLDRLCDLFLAEGFAHFTLDELAARLHCSKSTLYTLARSKEQLAVRVVGHFFKRATTSIERRVAGETDVRSVMRVYLKAAAAELAPAGRRFIADMADNPATRACYEANATAAADRIRSLVHEGVRAGVFREVDAALVGEMVGLTISAIQRGEITERTGLSDAAAFDALSEFLVGGLAAPGEGRQEADTCRTEEA
- a CDS encoding citrate synthase 2, with the protein product MPNRVDNESTQTTVSPGLEGVVAFETEIAEPDRDGGALRYRGVDIEELAGKLSFGDVWALLVDGEFGAGLRATADSPLPVRNGDVRVDVQSALAMVASANGFSPLLDVDQHQAREQLALASELALSYAAQSARGDRAPVPRAELDECSTLAERFLTAWRGEADPAHVKALDAYWVSAAEHGLNASTFTARVIASTGADAAASLSGAVGAMSGPLHGGAPARVLPMIEEVERRGDARAVVESILDRGERLMGFGHRVYRAEDPRARVLRETCKHLGSPRFEVATELERAALSVLAERRPDRQIATNVEFWAAVILDFAEVPTAMMPAMFTCARLAGWSAHVLEQQRTGRLVRPAARYVGPGARAPREVAGWDGTSPLEAALG
- the pdxH gene encoding pyridoxamine 5'-phosphate oxidase, producing MSQAKATLSGMRVSYDAEPFSEELLAETWHEQLQEWFDEAVRAELAEPNAMVLATADATGMPSSRTVLCKGFDERGLVFFTNYTSSKSHDLSATRVAAATFPWLSMQRQVNVRGTVEKVKEEETAEYWAHRPRGSQLGAWASPQSSVVPSKDSLEASLAGIERRFSDAERVPVPPHWGGWRIRPEHVEFWQGRPDRLHDRLRFRRTDDSWKVERLAP
- a CDS encoding aldose 1-epimerase family protein; translated protein: MTENIPATGRQFEIVHGGAHAVITEVGAGLRGFHVDGVPYSESYEADRLPPGAAGAVLVPWPNRVTDGRWELDGQPQQLALTEPERGNAIHGLLRHTPWAVSEHTDSTVVLHAMIPAQPGWPVPLLTSVEYVVDENGLGVHHTVENLGSRVVPFGLGVHPYPRAGNADTDDCTLRLAASSVLPADEERMLPVPPERELQGPEVELRAGRPLRGVWLDTAFGGARPAPDDPRELVRHSVTDSTGRGVEVWADPVFGWVQVYTAGEFPGRGRAVAVEPMTCPPDALNSGTDLIHLEPGSTWSARWGLRPIG
- a CDS encoding carbohydrate kinase family protein, with the protein product MIIVGGEALVDLVPEGASAEELPPLRPWLGGGPYNIAIALGRLGEPVGMLTRLSTDRFGEKLSERLSEAGVDTALVQRGPEPTTLAVVELDENGAARYGFHTEGTATPLLADPGQLPEGTEAVSLGTLGMVLEPGASVYERVLFRAAERGSFVALDPNIRADLIGEPDAYRRRFRDWLPAVTLLKLSVEDAAWLAGVDSETESEPLFAALRDWLDRGPSAVVLTRGADGMAVLTAAGEFVEVEAARVPVVDTIGAGDTIQAALLAWLRREGALSAAAISGLDAGSWRAALSYAAAAAGVTVSRSGAQPPYAGELADPR
- a CDS encoding citrate synthase, which produces MPDDATAKRSVALRYDAGEHEMSVTAPTEGTPGVNLDKLMAKTGLVTLDPGFVNTAACESDITYIDGEAGILRYRGYPIEELASNSNFVEVSYLLIYGELPTKEQYEDFADRVRRHTLLHEDLRKFFDGFPRDAHPMPVLSSAVSALSTFYQDSLNPFDQQQVELSTHRLLAKLPTIAAYAYKKSVGQPFLYPDNSLGLVENFLRMTFGFPAEPYEVDPTMARALDMLFILHADHEQNCSTSTVRMVGSSEANLFASTSAGINALFGPLHGGANSAVLEMLEGIRAEGGDVDSFVERVKNKEPGVKLMGFGHRVYKNYDPRARIIKKTADEVLEKLGGDDPLLDIALKLEERALSDDYFIERNLYPNVDFYTGLIYKAMGFPTKFFTVLFALGRLPGWIAHWREMMDDPARKISRPRQVYTGYGERSYVPMNER
- a CDS encoding acyl-CoA dehydrogenase family protein; the encoded protein is MPVERLLATPEANDLIALTREIARNELAPAAAAAEENEQFPGDKFKLLGEAGLLGLPYPEEFGGANQPYETYLQVLEELSSAWMTVGVGLSVHTLSCYPLAEFGTEEQRRRWLGEMIGGRTLGGYALSEPQAGSDAAALRTAARPRESGYSVTGTKCWITHGGVADFYTLMARTDDDEISCLLLDGDTPGLSAGAPERKMGLNGSPTTELVLDEAPVGGERLIGERGQGMRIALRALDSGRLGIAACAVGLAQAALELAVEYAKQRSQFGQPVIRFQGVEFMLADMEAAVQSARATYLDAARRRDAGRTFGRQAAVAKLVATEAAMKVTTDAVQVLGGAGYTRDFPAERYMREAKVLQIFEGTNQIQRMVIGRELAG